A section of the Bombus huntii isolate Logan2020A chromosome 5, iyBomHunt1.1, whole genome shotgun sequence genome encodes:
- the LOC126865801 gene encoding putative autophagy-related protein 11 encodes MNPFDSTIESIPEISKIFDEDCNCTAIDKTIGEFCGETETLRIINEFQKLYETRIENVDREFENEFDQVCMKLEISKEWIKNLKEQNVMLVQVVEDLEQAACNRVKLLEQKLKHSSVLVSGNMSKSMNTEMTIHTLSNRVSILEKDEKYMQQKIEFLQSDIRGLLELIRRAVQENHWNLDDIKFFEIQPSDIPVPTNCTCDQGDISHKKMQSLKLQIKHLQENEKRMIVYQKELEDKLIDLNAKLQTKEDTVKACVSQFQNLSDNLRKHVKFTEQIACSSFIVNDQEPVDIFKTFVAIQIMLVAGIVEKLFIEKDLETKNLQERLRDAESNLIIVTRNSDISLNNLKIQLNEKYKTIQEIEQQMVNLQKVCAICSNVYFIESIEKQIVLTAEVTERNEVVTSLQKQVAMLQEQCRSTNMQIHFKEGIIKEMRRKLRQAKFLYSNFFPYTCNRYDKVTIDNQEMESFYKLCEKIMIPKMMYTSAEHNNDSFLQTYINNILNHNKLTKDDVKRSRNPTNQQNQILLYLSKVKSFMEQEKEDLFNLKIELEKTVENLCSRKDKEYETIDSENNVDNIRYKLAKNIEYVDKIHLKKEESIEIINSLLQMENNHLFHVEDLNCLPSTDINRRKLMDIFRACIVEAQLTMEDMKDEINIIVSSFKCRHQKYVDLNKEVMNVQNQLIKSRGIIAEVINELQLQGEERIRHNDRITSRKNKLKDIKNEINLSQSQLSIYINEMQTNENISSYAENVSNYDLLCSVIEEIEQTSSSLQIFQVQGCCIVKEFEKMKNQFCEVDSSTRKLQEKIDEALTEHDIVELTLSQKEQKLQKLEEEVDVIHLKVKNVLESFFFPKEHVSDYNIMEAQLYTQILNEILQTKQAVYKLRKEYDELKYKLSQSSLHPECDKKTCSWKCRVTDLQDQVKILQHEAKCNEEANNFLRNNIQSIEEELHITQTKADNYRRSHSIDNMKLKKKIIELENTLKFQKEIECTLQRQLNDSEIELKRSKELLNSSHNEHSMEETLLRYGCYQFRYDTMTAPQLFKKLQNTIKSTKTGLQELKAEFKKLICEDSSNSCSSAKTLMNLLEKLQKYENELDNCTQEIEELKNTLYSKDKLIENMDEIIKIQKDSIVMTQAELKELHKKFQEKIDNQDQIISQYEKEKKELLEQNELQVQTIGHLQNAVVEAKKCIDQMGHRTVSDMNEQWPTISSAVYSQRNVHDVENNRTVCNLQFEEKIEAIRLLTVYAEETQSQYNECFAEAAKQDKLLELQRDAIHNLQQKISSMEYDNNTAITFIHITYYSILKTIQEQLETRVNEIEALKNERDTLIQSKCYLESKYLNTKMLWQEAEGKLLELRKETLKIEHKTKITEDKGCQYKIEVKDKNCTTQDIFDWSDLTYNNTEQCKNLSHEHDLQSEIGILIGENEDMKRQLQKYKLDFDIIDKELKTEKESGTYVQQISFELQKLRDTECCLQYENEQLKCDLKKQTIEIEDLLEKLQLSQENNTKFEKLLKKLEDRQIQINDLCSQIVNNEIVIKKQTEIIEELEKKLDIKNKQINAYLSELNEAEEEMSTLHERIQSLKTMLKEKSDDMAKLQADYEVMKNENSILKMENSNFEDKTKEDICQLKAILKDLQMQLCFTEDNYCRVTKDFNRTQEQLIKITKREADLQECLTNMEMDYCLKLSTIEKEKTILGDCLDKLKDELEEIQRNYSSKNSEHCKLQDICKSYAEQLHILQQQIEGEKEKIKQMEESNHCIVQQLQEYKEQNCNLIKEKSIIEQNNCEIISELQETHKSLLDLKKECQLKNKSLACISAELTETAMSRSELCNQSQYVVSCIRVWMEEQREYVNKLSTKLKSQQQELVQLEFEKRVLVDETRRLKHMNHALIQRLKRIHRHGGRNVRNVCAGCQILPKNIDIHLPTSSKSQKKLNLTRTAQRMSVCSNGSWFPKMKYLVNELRKNNVECSENCFNRMNTDLGAEENHDCGYQSSTSK; translated from the exons A CTGTACCTGTGATCAG GGAGATATAAGTCATAAAAAGATGCAGTCCTTAAAATTGCAAATCAAACATCttcaagaaaatgaaaaaagaatgaTTGT ATATCAAAAAGAGTTAGAGGATAAATTAATAGATCTTAATGCAAAATTGCAAACAAAAGAAGATACTGTTAAAGCATGTGTTTCTCAATTTCAAAATCTTAGTGACAATCTTAGAAAACATGTTAAATTTACTGAGCAAATTGCATGTAGCTCATTTATAGTAAATGATCAAGAACCTGTTGAT ATCTTTAAAACTTTTGTTGCTATCCAGATTATGTTAGTGGCTGGTATTGTGGAAAAACTATTCATTGAAAAAGATCTAGAAACAAAAAACTTGCAGGAACGCTTACGTGACGCGGAATCTAATTTGATAATAGTAACTCGTAATAGCGATATaagtttaaataatttaaaaattcagtTGAATGAAAAGTACAAGACAATTCAAGAAATAGAGCAGCAAATGGTTAATCTACAAAAAGTTTGTGCTATTTGCTcgaatgtatattttatt GAATCAATAGAGAAGCAAATTGTCTTAACAGCAGAAGTGACAGAAAGAAACGAAGTAGTAACGTCTCTGCAAAAGCAAGTAGCTATGTTACAAGAGCAATGTCGTTCTACAAACATGCAAATTCATTTTAAAGAAGgcattattaaagaaatgcgAAGAAAATTAAGACAAGCTAAG tttcTATATTCTAACTTCTTTCCTTATACTTGTAATCGTTATGACAAAGTTACTATTGACAATCAAGAAATGgaatctttttataaattatgtgAGAAAATTATGATACCAAAAATGATGTATACATCTGCTGAGCACAATAATGATTCGTTTTTGCAAACTTACattaacaatattttaaatcataataaattaacaaaagaT GATGTTAAGAGGTCAAGGAATCCTACAAATCAACag aatcaaattttattatatttgagTAAAGTAAAATCATTCATGGAACAAGAAAAGGAAGACCTCTTTAATTTAAAGATAGAATTGGAAAAAACTGTAGAAAACTTATGCAGCAGAAAAGATAAA GAATACGAAACGATTGATAGTGAAAATAATGTGGATAATATAAGGTATAAATTAgctaaaaatattgaatatgtggacaaaatacatttaaaaaagGAGGAAtcaattgaaataattaattcttta CTCCAAATGGAAAATAATCATCTTTTTCATGTAGAAGATCTTAATTGCTTA CCAAGCACGGACATTAACCGACGGAAATTAATGGACATATTCAGAGCATGTATTGTTGAAGCACAACTTACTATGGAAGATatgaaagatgaaataaatataattgtttcTTCATTTAAATGTAGACATCAAAAG TATGTTGATTTGAATAAAGAAGTTATGAATGTACAAAATCAGTTAATAAAAAGTCGGGGGATAATAGCAGAAGTAATTAATGAATTACAATTACAA GGAGAAGAAAGAATAAGACACAATGATAGAATTACTTCaagaaagaataaattaaaagacataaaaaatgaaataaatctgTCCCAATCCCAATTGtcaatttatataaatgaaatgcAGACCAAT GAAAATATATCTAGTTATGCAGAAAATGTATCCAACTACGACCTATTATGTTCAGTAATCGAAGAAATAGAACAAACATCATCTAGTCtgcaaatatttcaagttcAA gGATGTTGCATAGTAAAAGAGtttgaaaaaatgaagaaCCAATTTTGTGAAGTAGATTCATCTACAAggaaattacaagaaaaaatAGATGAAGCA TTGACAGAACATGACATAGTAGAATTGACACTTTCacaaaaagaacaaaaattacAGAAGTTAGAAGAAGAAGTTGATGTGATTcatttaaaagtaaaaaacgTGTTggaatcatttttttttccaaaagaacat GTATCTGATTATAATATTATGGAGGCTCAATTATATACAcaa attttaaatGAGATACTGCAAACTAAACAAGCTGTATATAAATTAAGGAAAGAATATgatgaattaaaatataagtTGTCACAA tCATCACTCCACCCTGAATGTGATAAGAAAACATGTTCATGGAAATGTAGAGTAACTGACTTACAAGATCAAGTTAAAATACTACAACATGAg GCAAAGTGCAATGAAGAagcaaacaattttttaagaaataacATTCAATCAATAGAAGAGGAACTGCATATAACACAAACAAAAGCAGATAATTATAGACGATCTCATTCCATagataatatgaaattaaagaaaaagatcatagaattagaaaatacc cttaaatttcaaaaagaaattgaatgtACTCTTCAGCGGCAATTGAATGATAGcgaaattgaattaaaaagatctaaagaattattaaattcttct CACAATGAACATAGCATGGAAGAAACTTTGTTACGGTATGGCTGTTATCAGTTCAGATATGACACAATG ACTGCACCTcagttatttaaaaaactgCAAAACACCATAAAATCAACAAAAACTGGCCTTCAAGAACTTAAAgcagaattcaaaaaattg atttgtGAAGACTCATCTAATAGCTGTTCTTCTGCAAAGACATTAATGAATTTACTAGAAAAATTACAGAAGTATGAAAATGAATTAGATAATTGTACCCAAGAAATTGAAGAACTCAAGAATACATTGTATTCTAAAGATAAgctt ATAGAAAATATggatgaaattattaaaatccaAAAGGATTCCATTGTAATGACACAAGCTGAATTAAAAGAACTTCacaaaaaatttcaagaaaag ATTGATAATCAAGATCAAATAATTTCTCAatatgaaaaggaaaagaaagaattattaGAACAG AACGAGCTTCAAGTTCAAACTATTGGTCATTTACAAAATGCTGTAGTGGAAGCTAAAAAATGTATAGATCAAATGGGACATAGAACAGTGAGTGATATGAATGAACAATGGCCTACAATTTCATCTGCAGTATACAGTCAAAGAAACGTGCATGATGTT GAAAACAATCGAACAGTTTGTAATTTACAGTTTGAAGAAAAAATTGAAGCTATTCGTTTACTCACAGTGTATGCAGAAGAAACTCAAAGTCAATATAATGAATGTTTTGCAGAG GCAGCTAAACAAGATAAATTGTTAGAGCTACAACGAGATGCAATACACAATCTTCAACAAAAAATTAGTAGTATGGAATACGATAACAACACAGCTATTACTTTCATCCATATCAcatattattcaattttaaaaaCAATACAG gaACAACTGGAAACTCGAGTAAATGAAATTGAAgctttaaaaaatgag AGAGATACTTTAATACAATCAAAATGTTACTTGGAAAGTAAATATTTGAACACAAAAATGTTATGGCAAGAAGCAGAAGGAAAATTGCTGGAATTAAG GAAAGAAACGTTGAAGATTGAACATAAAACAAAGATTACTGAAGATAAAGGATGtcaatataaaatagaagTTAAAGACAAAAACTGCACTACTCAAGATATATTTGATTGGAGTGActtaacatataataatacggaacaatgtaaaaatttatcacaTGAACATGACTTGCAATCAgaaattggaattttaattggagaaaacgaagaTATGAAAAgacaattacaaaaatataaattggattTTGACATCATTGACAAAGAActgaaaacagaaaaagaaagtGGTACTTATGTTCaacaaatttcatttgaattacaaaaattaagaGATACAGAGTGCTGTCTACAATATGAAAATGAACAACTTAAATGTGATTTAAAAAAGCAAACTATCGAAATAGAGGACTTGTTAGAAAAGTTACAGTTATCTCAGGAAAATAACACAAAATTTGAGAAATTGTTAAAGAAATTAGAGGATAGGCAGATACAG ATTAATGATTTATGCAGTCAGATTGTGAATAatgaaattgttataaaaaaacaaacaGAAATCATTGAAGAACTTGAAAAAAAGttagatataaaaaataaacaaattaatgCATATTTATCTGAATTAAATGAAGCAGAAGAAGAGATGTCAACTTTACATGAAAGGATACAATCTTTGAAAACAATGTTAAAGGAAAAATCAGATGATATGGCTAAATTGCAGGCAGATTATGAAGTGATGAAA AATGAGAATTCTATATTGAAGATGGAGAATAGCAATTTTGAGgataaaacaaaagaagatATTTGCCAATTAAAAGCTATA TTGAAAGATCTTCAAATGCAATTATGCTTCACTGAAGATAACTATTGCAGAGTCACTAAAGATTTTAATAGAACACAAGAACAATTAATCAAGATAACAAAACGAGAAGCTGATTTACAAGAATGTTTAACAAATATG GAAATGGATTATTGCCTAAAACTATCAACtatagagaaagagaaaactATACTTGGAGACTGCTTGGATAAACTTAAAGATGAATTAGAAGAAATTCAAAGAAACTATTCATCAAAAAATAGTGAACATTGCAAACTGCAAGATATTTGTAAGTCTTATGCGGaacaattacatattttacaacaacag attgagggagaaaaagagaaaattaagCAAATGGAAGAATCAAATCATTGTATAGTGCAGCAGTTACAGGAATACAAGGAACAAAATTGTAATCTTATTAAGGAAAAATCgataatagaacaaaataattGTGAAATCATTTCAGAg ttGCAAGAGACACACAAATCCTTgttagatttaaaaaaagagtgtcagctaaaaaataaatcattggCATGCATATCAGCAGAATTAACAGAAACGGCAATGAGTAGATCGGAACTTTGTAATCAGTCGCAATATGTCGTTTCTTGTATACGTGTTTGGATGGAAGAACAACGAGAATATGTAAACAAACTTAGTACGAAATTGAAATCCCAACAACAGGAATTAGTACAACTTGAATTTGAAAAGAG AGTATTAGTAGATGAAACAAGGAGATTAAAACATATGAATCATGCACTAATACAAAGACTAAAGCGGATACATAGACATGGTGGGAGGAATGTTAGAAATGTTTGTGCAGGATGTCAAATATTAccaaaaaatattgatatacaTCTTCCTACAAGCTCCAAATCACAGAAG AAACTAAATCTTACAAGGACAGCACAGCGCATGTCAGTGTGTAGTAACGGTTCGTGGTTCcctaaaatgaaatatttagtAAACGAGTTACGAAAAAATAATGTAGAATGTAGTGAAAACTGTTTTAACAGGATGAATACAGATCTAGGGGCAGAAGAAAACCACGATTGCGGTTACCAATCATCTACCAGTAAATGA
- the LOC126865707 gene encoding uncharacterized protein LOC126865707, which translates to MLQEQCRSTNMQIHFKEGIIKEMRRKLRQAKFLYSNFFPYTCNRYDKVTIDNQEMESFYKLCEKIMIPKMMYTSAEHNNDSFLQTYINNILNHNKLTKDVSIMKTKHNNLKTKIINCHKNTKYNKIDMHKSFHDIDKKILKYSKKLPSVNTHKQLLNNKDTSIFEKSEN; encoded by the exons ATGTTACAAGAGCAATGTCGTTCTACAAACATGCAAATTCATTTTAAAGAAGgcattattaaagaaatgcgAAGAAAATTAAGACAAGCTAAG tttcTATATTCTAACTTCTTTCCTTATACTTGTAATCGTTATGACAAAGTTACTATTGACAATCAAGAAATGgaatctttttataaattatgtgAGAAAATTATGATACCAAAAATGATGTATACATCTGCTGAGCACAATAATGATTCGTTTTTGCAAACTTACattaacaatattttaaatcataataaattaacaaaagaTGTATCTATAATGAAAACAAAACacaataatttaaaaacaaaaataataaattgtcaTAAGAAtactaaatataataaaattgatatgcATAAGAGTTTTCATGATATTGATAAAAAGATCTTGAAATATAGCAAAAAGCTACCATCTGTTAATACACACAAACAATTATTAAACAACAAAGATACTTCTATTTTCGaaaaatctgaaaattaa
- the LOC126865705 gene encoding ras-related protein Rab-5C, whose product MANRGTAQRPNGSTQGKICQFKLVLLGESAVGKSSLVLRFVKGQFHEYQESTIGAAFLTQTVCLDDTTVKFEIWDTAGQERYHSLAPMYYRGAQAAIVVYDITNQDTFVRAQTWVKELQRQASPSIVIALAGNKADLSNKRVVEFDEAQTYADENGLLFMETSAKTAMNVNDIFLAIAKKLPKNEQSGNASTSGQGRRLVETEGQKAATGNCCK is encoded by the exons ATGGCTAATCGGGGTACAGCCCAGAGGCCAAATGGTTCAACACAAGGGAAGATATGTCAGTTTAAGCTGGTGTTACTTGGAGAATCTGCTGTGGGAAAATCAAGTCTTGTCTTGAGGTTTGTGAAAGGACAGTTCCATGAGTACCAAGAAAGTACTATTGGAG CTGCATTTTTAACACAAACTGTATGCCTGGATGATACAACTGTAAAGTTCGAGATTTGGGATACAGCAGGACAGGAACGTTATCATAGTCTTGCACCAATGTATTATCGTGGTGCACAGGCAGCCATTGTTGTATATGATATAACAAACCAA GACACATTTGTACGTGCTCAAACGTGGGTGAAGGAACTGCAACGACAAGCCAGTCCAAGTATAGTTATAGCACTAGCTGGAAATAAAGCTGATCTTTCAAATAAAAGAGTTGTAGAATTTGATGAAGCTCAAACTTATGCAGATGAAAATGGCCTTCTTTTCATGGAAACTTCAGCCAAAACAGCAATGAATgttaatgatatatttttggcAATTG CTAAGAAACTTCCAAAGAATGAACAATCAGGAAATGCAAGTACAAGTGGTCAAGGTCGCCGATTAGTTGAGACAGAAGGACAAAAGGCAGCAACTGGCAATTGTTGCAAGTGA